One Bos indicus isolate NIAB-ARS_2022 breed Sahiwal x Tharparkar chromosome 10, NIAB-ARS_B.indTharparkar_mat_pri_1.0, whole genome shotgun sequence DNA window includes the following coding sequences:
- the JPH4 gene encoding LOW QUALITY PROTEIN: junctophilin-4 (The sequence of the model RefSeq protein was modified relative to this genomic sequence to represent the inferred CDS: inserted 2 bases in 1 codon): MHVPXGGKFDFDDGGCYVGGWEAGRAHGYGVCTGPGAQGEYSGCWAHGFESLGVFTGPGGHSYQGHWQQGKREGLGVERKSRWTYRGEWLGGLKGRSGVWESVSGLRYAGLWKDGFQDGYGTETYSDGGTYQGQWQAGKRHGYGVRQSVPYHQAALLRSPRRTSLDSGHSDPPTPPPPLPLPGDEGGSPASGSRGGFVLAGPGDGDGASSRKRTPAAGGFFRRSLLLSGLRAGGRRSSLGSKRGSLRSEVSSEVGSTGPPGSEASGPPAPAPPALIEGSATEVYAGEWRADRRSGYGVSQRSNGLRYEGEWLGNRRHGYGRTTRPDGSREEGKYKRNRLVHGGRVRSLLPLALRRGKVKEKVDRAVEGARRAVSAARQRQEIAAARAADALLKAVAASSVAEKAVEAARMAKLIAQDLQPMLEAPGRRPRQDSEGSDTEPLDEDSPGVYENGLTPSEGSPELPSSPASSHQPWRPPTCRSPLPSGGDRGPFSSPKAWPEEWGGPGEQAEELAGYEAEDEAGMQGPEPRDGSPLLGGCSDSSGSLREEEGEDEEPFPQLSTPGGSEPEPAALPVLRGLSSRGPEAGCLVEEAEEAAATERPAQPGAANPLVVGAVALLDLSLAFLFSQLLT; encoded by the exons ATGCATGTCCC CGGGGGCAAGTTCGACTTTGACGACGGGGGCTGCTACGTGGGGGGCTGGGAGGCGGGGCGGGCACATGGCTACGGCGTGTGCACGGGGCCCGGCGCCCAGGGCGAATACAGCGGCTGCTGGGCGCACGGCTTCGAGTCACTGGGCGTCTTCACGGGGCCCGGCGGACACAGCTACCAGGGCCACTGGCAGCAGGGCAAGCGCGAAGGGCTGGGCGTGGAGCGCAAGAGCCGCTGGACGTACCGCGGCGAGTGGCTGGGCGGGCTGAAGGGGCGCAGCGGCGTGTGGGAGAGCGTGTCCGGCCTGCGCTACGCCGGGCTCTGGAAGGACGGCTTCCAGGACGGCTACGGCACCGAGACCTACTCCGACGGAG GCACCTACCAGGGCCAGTGGCAGGCGGGGAAGCGCCACGGCTACGGGGTGCGCCAGAGTGTGCCCTACCATCAGGCGGCGCTGCTGCGCTCGCCCCGCCGCACCTCCCTGGACTCCGGCCACAGTGACCCCCCGAcaccgcccccgcccctgcccctgcccggCGACGAAGGAGGCAGCCCGGCCTCTGGCTCCCGGGGAGGCTTCGTGCTGGCCGGGCCCGGGGACGGTGACGGCGCGTCCTCCCGAAAGCGCACCCCCGCGGCCGGCGGGTTCTTCCGCCGCTCGCTACTGCTCAGCGGGCTCCGGGCGGGCGGGCGCCGAAGCTCCTTGGGCAGCAAGCGGGGCTCCCTGCGCAGCGAGGTGAGCAGCGAGGTGGGCAGCACGGGACCCCCGGGCTCCGAGGCCAGCGGGCCCCCGGCCCCAGCGCCGCCTGCCCTCATCGAGGGCTCGGCCACTGAGGTGTATGCGGGTGAATGGCGCGCCGACCGGCGCAGCGGCTACGGCGTGAGCCAGCGCTCCAACGGGCTACGCTACGAGGGCGAGTGGCTGGGCAACCGGCGGCACGGCTACGGGCGCACCACCCGCCCCGACGGCTCCCGCGAGGAGGGCAAGTACAAGCGCAACCGGCTAGTGCACGGGGGGCGCGTGCGCAGCCTCCTCCCTCTGGCCCTTCGCCGGGGCAAAGTCAAGGAGAAGGTGGACAGGGCGGTCGAGGGTGCTCGTCGAGCCGTGAGCGCTGCCCGCCAGCGCCAGGAGATCGCCGCTGCCAG GGCAGCAGACGCCCTTCTCAAGGCAGTGGCAGCCAGCAGCGTTGCCGAGAAGGCTGTGGAGGCAGCTCGAATGGCCAAACTGATAGCCCAAGATCTGCAGCCAATGTTGGAAGCCCCAG GCCGAAGACCCAGACAGGACTCGGAAGGTTCCGACACCGAGCCCCTGGATGAGGACAGCCCTGGGGTATACGAGAATGGACTGACCCCCTCAGAGGGCTCCCCTGAACTGCCCAGCagtcctgcctcctcccaccaACCCTGGCGACCCCCTACCTGCCGGAGCCCACTGCCTTCTGGAGGGGACCGGGGTCCCTTCTCCAGCCCCAAAGCTTGGCCTGAGGAGTGGGGGGGCCCGGGTGAGCAGGCAGAGGAACTAGCTGGCTATGAGGCTGAGGATGAGGCTGGGATGCAAGGGCCAGAGCCCAGAGATGGCTCCCCACTCCTTGGAGGCTGCAGCGACAGTTCTGGAAGTCTtcgagaggaggaaggggaggatgaAGAGCCCTTTCCCCAGCTGAGCACCCCAGGGGGCTCGGAGCCAGAACCTGCAGCTTTGCCAGTCCTGAGGGGCCTGTCCTCGAGGGGTCCTGAAGCCGGGTGCCTGGTGGAAGAGGCTGAGGAGGCTGCTGCAACGGAGAGGCCTGCCCAGCCG GGAGCTGCCAACCCGCTGGTGGTGGGAGCCGTGGCCCTCCTGGACCTCAGCCTGGCATTCCTGTTCTCCCAGCTCCTCACCTGA